The Penaeus monodon isolate SGIC_2016 chromosome 13, NSTDA_Pmon_1, whole genome shotgun sequence genome contains a region encoding:
- the LOC119580108 gene encoding kinesin heavy chain-like, translated as MFLTPATPQVGTGGSSGSNVRVYVRTRPLLSQELENEAENILSVLPSDKQVIVKSSCDKVFKFEDVFDEDCSQHEVYYKTVAPLIAKVQEGYNATVFAYGQTGSGKTFTIGTDPCTAKEDEGLLQRAMNAILGDDREQDENEAPDASKPGYLSVSFMEVYNETVFDLLAPTRVPLEVKAGKGGGVSAIGMVEEQVHSVEEGLLLLEKGSRLRSVGSTAMNQHSSRSHALIYLNVKCGSHKGCLKLVDLAGAEGVGRAQTSGQSFMEGVAINKGLLTLGKVLAALSNSTTGYVPYRESILTRLLKDSLGGTSHTTMIACVNPASINMYETINTLTYAEQARNIRTRPQVLSTVKRFGVKRRCEDVTATPGAWKRRVMASGKKKDHNTTVSTPGHKVPKRKVVTSLNNTFATPSNNTRDIFSSSLLEASMPPPPPGFPSIKQPIFEDVSPSGLSVIHPLRTSDEGKGTSAPSFSPMLERVTNRLEQSVMTQLESIEDRVADRIIERLTKKNRSKRKSRVRRRTKKHQSSTPTGLDSEKSLSESDSSGSNNLGASIIGAIFNRDDMKSMLQGIVTDALQSTQKDKMLRRSKRFSTAPTTYKENVLPCGDPRIPLGDVTNVYQLSDTVCLKKETDLSVMSQKPVPQKQDPSDMDIDYDLVKNLPITSTAFVDARAVRRSTRLSTRQSIHKSLFPKIDSDTSSSFFKLSDRSDFDLSHDTTAFFNDGSSPTLKSRKVDLKASDEADKKENMTLISVGSKTFLKEESQLKRDGQKLDITLSSPLQIDKILKKDTNYGVRRSSRFAAIKATQRNFEIYKGQSPLSNMCKSRRSSVSSRKKKAVSSANVTVCAAPTETSLLNETDGKWQLVVSPRLQKQHNDKILHILNNGSLKTLQQLPTVGPKTAMVIHNFRQFYGEFKSVEDLKDVPALPKTYYTRFMKANLMNQLCF; from the exons ATGTTTTTAACACCTGCAACCCCACAAGTGGGTACAGGTGGAAGCAGCGGCAGTAATGTGAGGGTTTATGTACGGACAAGACCCCTCTTGTCCCAAGAACTGGAAAATGAAGCTGAAAATATCCTTTCTGTTCTTCCATCAGATAAACAA gtCATTGTCAAATCTTCCTGTGATAAAGTGTTCAAGTTTGAAGATGTATTTGATGAAGACTGTTCACAACATGAGGTGTACTATAAGACTGTTGCTCCACTAATTGCCAAAGTGCAAGAGGGTTATAATGCCACTGTCTTTGCCTATGGACAGACAGGGTCAGGGAAGACATTTACAATAGGAACAGACCCCTGCACTGCCAAG GAAGATGAGGGTCTTCTCCAGAGAGCAATGAACGCCATATTAGGAGATGATAGAGAGCAAGATGAAAATGAAGCTCCTGATGCCTCAAAACCTGGATATCTTTCAGTTTCCTTTATGGAAGTTTACAACGAAACAGTCTTTGATCTCTTAGCCCCAACTAGGGTACCATTGGAGGTCAAAGCTGGGAAGGGTGGAG gcGTGTCAGCTATAGGAATGGTAGAGGAACAGGTGCACAGTGTGGAAGAGGGGCTGCTGCTCCTAGAAAAAGGGAGTCGTCTGCGCAGTGTTGGGTCAACAGCAATGAATCAACACTCATCTCGTTCCCATGCCCTCATTTATTTAAATGTCAAA TGTGGAAGTCATAAAGGCTGCTTGAAGCTTGTTGACTTGGCAGGAGCTGAAGGAGTCGGCCGAGCTCAAACCTCAGGTCAGTCATTTATGGAGGGTGTGGCCATCAACAAAGGGCTTCTGACACTGGGCAAAGTCCTAGCAGCATTGAGTAACTCCACGACTGGATATGTACCATAcag AGAATCAATTTTGACAAGACTCCTCAAAGACTCTTTGGGAGGTACCAGTCACACTACCATGATTGCCTGTGTAAATCCAGCAAGCATTAACATGTATGAGACTatcaacacactcacatatgctgAGCAAGCAAGAAACATACGTACCAGGCCTCAGGTGCTCTCCACTGTAAAG AGATTTGGTGTAAAACGTCGTTGTGAGGATGTAACTGCCACGCCAGGAGCCTGGAAGAGACGAGTAATGGCATCAGGGAAGAAGAAAGATCACAATACGACAGTCTCAACTCCAGGCCACAAAGTTCCAAAAAGAAAAGTTGTTACTTCCCTAAACAACACATTTGCCACACCAAGCAACAA CACAAGAGATATCTTCAGCAGCTCTCTCCTGGAAGCTAGCATGCCCCCACCACCTCCAGGGTTCCCTTCCATTAAACAGCCAATCTTTGAGGATGTCTCACCCTCGGGTCTTAGTGTCATACATCCCTTAAGAACATcagatgaaggaaagggaacCTCTGCCCCTTCATTCAG TCCAATGCTTGAGCGAGTGACCAACCGATTAGAGCAGTCTGTAATGACCCAACTGGAGAGTATTGAGGATCGTGTGGCTGACAGAATTATTGAGCGTCTCACCAAGAAGAATAGGAGCAAACGAAAATCAAG aGTAAGAAGAAGGACAAAGAAGCACCAGAGTTCCACACCCACAGGCTTGGATAGTGAGAAATCGTTAAGTGAAAGTGATTCTTCAGGCAGCAATAATCTTGGTGCGTCCATCATCGGTGCCATTTTTAACAGAGATGACATGAAATCAATGCTGCAAGGAATAGTCACAGATGCTTTACAGAGCACACAGAAGGACAAGATGCTAAGG AGAAGTAAAAGGTTTAGCACTGCACCCACAACTTATAAAGAAAATGTGCTTCCATGCGGTGATCCTCGGATACCTCTGGGAGATGTCACGAATGTTTACCAGCTAAGTGACACTGTGTGTTTGAAGAAAGAGACTGACTTGTCAGTTATGTCTCAAAAGCCTGTTCCACAAAAGCAAGATCCATCTGACATGGATATTGACTATGATCTTGTGAAAAACCTACCAATAACCAGCACAGCTTTTGTTGATGCTCGGGCTGTAAGGAGATCCACTCGCCTCTCAACAAGACAGAGCATCCACAAGTCTCTGTTCCCTAAGATAGACAGTGATACTTCATCATCTTTCTTTAAACTAAGTGACAGGTCTGACTTTGATCTCTCTCATGATACTACTGCTTTTTTCAATGATGGTAGCTCTCCGACCCTGAAGTCACGTAAAGTAGATCTGAAAGCAAGTGATGaagcagataaaaaagaaaatatgacctTAATAAGTGTTGGATCCAAAACCTTCTTGAAGGAAGAGTCTCAATTGAAAAGAGATGGACAGAAGCTGGatatcactctctcttctcccttacaAATTGACAAAATTCTCAAGAAGGATACAAACTATGGAGTTCGGAGGTCCTCAAGATTTGCTGCCATAAAGGCCACTCAGCGTAATTTTGAGATCTATAAGGGACAGAGTCCTCTTAGCAATATGTGCAAAAGCAGGCGCTCCTCTGTTTCCTCtaggaaaaagaaag CAGTGTCATCAGCAAATGTCACCGTATGTGCAGCACCTACAGAAACCTCTCTCTTGAATGAAACAGATGGAAAGTGGCAGTTAGTGGTAAGCCCTCGTCTCCAGAAGCAACACAATGACAAGATCCTCCACATCTTAAATAATGGCTCTTTGAAGACTCTCCAGCAGCTACCCACAGTAGGACCCAAGACTGCCATGGTTATACACAACTTCAG GCAATTCTATGGAGAATTTAAGTCTGTTGAAGATCTGAAAGATGTACCAGCTCTGCCTAAGACCTACTACACAAGGTTCATGAAG